TTGCCGTACAGCCAGTATTTCGACGCCACCAGTCCGCTGCATACGCTGCTGGGACCGGCGGTGGTGGCGCTGGCCGTGCCGCTTTACGAGAACGTTCACAAGGCGCGCGCGGTGCTGTTGCCGATTCTCCTGGCCACGCTGCTCGGCGGTCTCGCCGTGACCGGCAGCGCGCTGCTGCTCGGGCATCTGTTCGGCTTGAGCCCGCTGATGGAGCGCGCGCTCAGCACCAAATCCGTGACCACGCCGATCGCGCTTTCCGTGGCCGACAAGATCGGCGGATCGGTGCCGCTCACCATTCTCGGCGTGTTCGTCACCGGGCTGGCCGGCGTCACCCTGACGCCGTACCTGCTGAAGGCGATCGGCGTCGACAGTCCGGCCGTAAAGGGCTTCACGCTGGGCGTGACGGCCCATACCTTCGGCATCACGCGTGCCGTCGAATTCGGCTCGGAGGCGGTGGCGTTCGCCACGCTCGGCATGGCGCTGATGGGTTGTGCGTCGGCCGTCCTCGTTCCCGCGATTTTCCGCTTGTTCTGACCGACCAAGCCGGGCTTTGCCCTTCGATCGCGAGCTAGCCACCGCGATCGGAGGGCGGCCCATCTCTCGTGGTTTCCCGGCGCCGTTCGTGTCTGTCTGCTCTTTTCAGGCGGCAGGCTGGGCGCCGCTTTGTCTGCCGTCACGTCGACCCGTCGCCATGCCGTTGCGTCGTATGTCGCCATGCCGGTGGGTTCACCGGCATATCTGGAGTCGGGATGACATCCCATTTCGAGCAGGAATATCAAGCGCTGTTCACCGCGGAGCCGTCGGCCGCGAACGGCAAGCAGGTGCTGGACGATCCTTATCTGCATCGTTTGCAGCGCCGACATTTTTATCTGTTCGACGTGCTGCCGACGATCGGCACGCTGGTCGCGCTGGCCTCGCTCGCATGGCGAGCGCCCGGCGTGGCCGAATTGCTGGCCTGCTTCACGCTGTGGCTGGTCTCGGGACTCGGCATTTCCGCCGGCTACCACCGGCTGTTCGCACATCGCTCGTGGCAGACCGGCCGCGCGATCCAGACGCTGCTGGCCATCGCCGGGTCGATGGCGGGGCAGGGCGGCGTGATCTCGTGGGTCGCGATGCACCGGCGGCATCACGAACGCGGCGACCGCGAGGGCGACATGCATTCGCCGAACCTGCACGGCAACGGCGTGCGCAATAAATTGCGCGGTTTCGTGCATGCGCACTTCACGTGGATGATCGCGCATCCGTATCCGAACGTGCTGCACTACGCGCCGGACCTGCTGCGCGAGCGGCATCTCGTGTGGGTCGGCCGTCGCTATCACCTGTGGGTCGCGCTGGGCTTCGTATTGCCGGCGCTGGCGTGCGCGCTGCTGGAACGGTCGTGGAGCGCTCTGGTGGGCGGGTTTCTGTGGGGCGGCATGGTGCGCATGTTCATCCTCGCGCAGGGCATCTGGTCGCTCAATTCGTTTTGCCATCTGATCGGCCGGCGCTGTTTCGTCACGCGCGATCAAAGCCGCAACATCGGCTGGCTGGCGCCGCTGATTTTCGGCGAGTCCTGGCATCACAACCATCATGCGTTTCCGGGCTCGGCGTCGTTCGGTCTCGCGTGGTACCGGATCGATCCGGGCTACTGGTTCATCCGTTCGCTCGGCGCGCTCGGTCTCGCGCGCCGCATCAAGGTGCCCTCGCGCGAGCAGATCGGCGCGCGCGTCGTGACTCACGCAGCCTCGTGGCCCGCTCACGCCGAATGACGAATCGCACACAGGCGGGCACGCGCGCCGCGCGAACCCGCCACGGCTTCAATGGAGAGGAAATCAGATGAACGCGGTCATGCAGGACAGTCAGCAGCAACGCATCGTTTACTGGTGCGCGGATTTCATCGGCAAGGTGCTCAACGTCGATCCGATCTCGATCGGGCCGGATGACGAGTTCGATTCGTTCGGTCTCGACTCGGCGTTGACGACGTCGATGATCATCGAAATGGAGAACTGGCTGAATGCCGAGGTGTCGCCGTCGGTGTTCTTCGAGCAGGTCACGCTCGGCGATATCGCGGCCGAGATCGCGCGGCGCGTGCGGGCCTGACGCGCTTCCACACCGACGCGCACATCACAGGAGACGAGCTTGCACGCAACCGACGCAACCGACGCCATGGAAACATCCGGCACCACCGCCGCAACCCGCACGCCCGGCGCGGCCAGCACCGGCCGCGCGCCGCTCACGGCGACGCTCACCGGTCCCGCGACGCTGGAGCCGGCCTACGGCGGTTCCGCCGACGCGGTGAAGTACCACTACGACGTGAGCCGCGCGTTCTACCAGCTCTGGCTCGACGACACGATGAGCTACTCGGCCGCGCTGTGGGACGAAGCCGCCGGACCGGCGGACACGCTCGAAGCGGCGCAGCGCCGCAAGATCGCGTTTCACCTGGACCACGCGCGCGCCGGTTCGGCGCGGCGGCTGCTCGACATCGGCTGCGGCTGGGGCGGGCTGGTCGGCGCCGCCGCCCGCCTGCCGACAATGCGCGAGGTCGTCGGCCTGACGCTCAGCGACGACCAGGCGCACTACGTCCGCGCGATGCAGCTCGCCAACGCCGACATCCGGCTGGAGAGCTGGGTCGATCACGCGCCCGCCGAACGCTACGACTCGATCGTGTCGATCGGCGCGTTCGAACACTTCGCGAAGCCTGCCGATACGGTCGAGGAAAAGATCGCGGTGTATCGCGACTTCTTCGAGAAGTGCCGGGGCTGGCTCGCGCCCGGCGGCCGCATGTCGCTGCAGACCATCGCTTACGGCAGCATGCGCCGCGAGGAGGCGAGCGCGTTCATCAACAACGAGATCTTCCCGATCGCCGATCTGCCGCGTCTCGCCGAGATCGCGCAGGCGGCCGACGGCGTGCTCGAAATCAGCGCGGTGCGCAACGACCGCCTTCACTATGCCCGCACGATGGAGCGCTGGGCGGGTAATCTGCGGCAACGTTTCGGCGAAGCGGTCGAGCTGGTCGGCGAGACGACGGCGCAGCGTTACCTGACTTATCTGACGCAATCGTCGGTGGGGTTCTACATGGGCAAGATCGGCCTGCTGCGCATCGCGTTGCGGCCGATCTCGACGCGTTCGACCGAAAATCGCGAGGCCTGAGTGTCGAGCCGCTTCTCTTCGAACCCGGCGCCGCCGGCGGCCGACGCGACGGAGCGTCTGCGCTTCAATCCGCTGGAGGCCGGCTTCCGGCAGGATCCGTATCCGCTGTATGCGCGTCTGCGGGACGAGGCGCCGTATCTGCGCACGCTCGGCATGCTGGTGCTGACGCGTCATGCCGACGTGCGGGCGGCGCTGCGCGAGCGGCGCCTGAGCGTGGACCTGATCCCGGCGACGCTTTCCGCCGGCGCCGCCCGGCTGAAGATCGACGGCGCGCAGCAGGTCGAGCGCTTCATTCGTAATTCGATCGTGTTCACCGATAGTCCCGAGCATCTGCGGCTGCGCCGATTGATCAACCAGGCGTATACGCCCGCGGCGCTGGCGCGGCTCGATGCGGTCATCGCCCGCGAGGTCGATGCGCTGCTCGCGCCCGCGCTCGCGGCGGGCTGCGTCGAGGCGATCGGCGAGCTGGCCGCGCCACTGCCGCTCCATGTCCTATGCGCGTGGATGGGCGTGCCCGCCGACGCGCGCGCGTCGATCGGCACGCGGATCGGCGCGCTGCGCGCACTGCTGGACCCCGGCATGATGACGCGCGCGCACTACGGCCAGGCGATCGCCTCGACCGCTGATCTGACGCGATGGTTCGTCGCTCACGCGCGCGACGGCGCCGCGTCGCGCGACGGCGACTCGCTGATCGCGCGGCTCGCCGCGGCACGCAGCGACGGCGACCGTCTGAGCGAAACCGAGGTGGCGTTCGCCTGCATCATGTCGTTCGTGGCGGGCAACGAAACGACGCAGTGTCTGGTCGGCAATACGCTCGACATGCTGCTGTCGCGTCCTGACGACCTTGCCCGTCTGCGCGAACGGCCCGAGCTGATCGATGCGGCGATCGAAGAGAGCATCCGTTATCAAAGTCCATTGCAACTGACCAAGCGGGTCGCGCCGCAGGCGCTCGAAATCAATGGTCATGGGGTCGCACGGGGCGAGCAGATCCTGCTGTGTCTCGGCGCGGCGAATCGCGACGCGAGCGTGTTCGACGCGCCCGACGAGGTACGTATCGAGCGCGAGCCCGGCGCGCAACTGGGCTTCGGCAGCGGCATGCACGCGTGTCTGGGCGGCGCGTTGGCGCGGCGCCAGGCGCGGGCGTGTCTCGTCGCGTTGCTGGAACGCACGGAGACGATCGAGCGGGCCGGCGATGCAGGGCGTTGGCAGACTCGCAGCCTGATTCTGCGTGGGCTCGACGGGTTGCCGATACGGCTCGTGCGGCGTGGTGCCAGTCTGGGTGCGGGCACGTATATGGGCATGGGCGCGGTTGCGGACGTGGACGTGGACGTGGACGCTGGCGGACGCGAACGGGCCGGATGCCTGGTCGGGGAGAGCGGTGCGGATATGAGGCCGCCGCTTCTGTGCGCGGCCGGTAGCGCCGCTACGCCGAGCACGCTGGCGAGCCTCGCGCGGTATTGGGCCACGCATCGGCCTGAACGGCGCGCATTCGTATTTCTCGGTGCGGACAACCAGGAAATCGAAACCTTGAGCTTCGCGCAACTCGACGCGGCCGCGCGCCGGGTCGCGTTGCAACTGTCGACGGGCGCCGCGCCGGGCAGCCGTGCGTTGTTGATGTTTCCGTCGGGACTGTCGTTCATCGTCGCGTTTTTCGCCTGTCACTATGCGGGGCTCGTCCCCGTGCCGCTCGCGGCGGGGCAGGGGCTACGCCTGCGCGATGCGGTGCTGTCGATCGCGCTCGACAGCCAGCCCGCGCTGCTGCTGACCACGCCCGCTTCGCTCGATGCGTGCATCGCACGCTTTGCCGACGAACCCGCATTGCGGACAGTGCGCTGCATGAGCGTCGCCTGGCGCGATCACGCTGATCGCGCCGAACACGCGCGCGTCCGTGAACACGTCGAAAACGTCGAACACGAAAATTGCGCCGATCGCGCGATCAACGTCCCATGCACTGAAGTCTGGCGATCCGGCGCGTCGTCAAACGCCTCGGCCGCCGACGACGATCTCGCGTTCATTCAGTACACCTCGGGCTCGACGTCCGCGCCGAAAGGCGTGTGCGTCACGCATGCGAATCTGTTCGCCAATCTGCGGATGCAGCGCATCGCGATGGGCCATGCGTGGGGATCGGCCTTTGTCGGCTGGGCGCCGCTTCATCACGACATGGGGCTGATCGCGAACGTGCTGGAGCCGTTCTATCTCGGCGGTCTCGCCGTGCTGATGTCGCCGGCGCAATTCGCGCAGTCGCCATGGTTGTGGCTGCGCGCGATTTCCCGCTATCGCGCGCGCGCCAGCGGCGGTCCGGACTTTGCGTTTGCGCTGTGCGTTGCGCGCAGGCAGCGGATTCTCGACGAAGCGCCCGACCTGTCGTGCTGGCGGCTCGCATTCAACAGCGCGGAACCGGTGCGAGCCGACACGCTGCGCGCGTTCGCCGCCGCGTTCGCGCCGCTCGGCTTTCGTGCCGAAGCGCTGTACCCGTGCTATGGAATGGCCGAGGCAACCTTGCTGGTCTCGGGCGGCGCGCCACGCGCGTTGCCGGCGATCGTCGCGTTCGACAAGGCCGCGCTCGAACGAGGCAAGGCGCTCGCGGCGCATGACGCGTCGCCCGCGCGCGAACTGGTCGGATGTGGACAGGCTTTGTCCGGCGAGCGGCTGGCCATCGTCGAGCCGCGCACGTCGTGTCGTCTGCCCGAGGGCAGGATCGGCGAAATATGGGTGCACGGTCCGCATATTCCGCACGCGTACTGGAATCAGCCGGCGGCGTCGGGCGCGACGTTGCGCGCGCGGCTTGCCGACGAAAACGCATCGGCCGACACGGGGTCTGCCGCAACAGCATCTCCTTCAGCCAACGCTCCCACCTGGCTACGCACCGGCGACCTCGGTTTCCTGCTCGACGGCGAACTGTTCATCACCGGCCGTCTGAAGGACGTGCTCGTGCTGCGCGGCAGGAACCTCTATCCGCAGGATGTGGAGCGGCATGCCGAGCAGGCTTTCGCCGGACTCAGGCCGAATGCATCGGCGGCGATTGCGGGCGATGCCGGGCAGATTGTGCTGATCCAGGAAGTCGAGCGCTCGGCGCGGCGAAACATCGATGTGCAGGCGGCCGTTCGCACGATCCGGCGTGCGGTGCTGCACGAGTTCGAGTTCACGCTGCACGACATCGTGCTGGTCGAGCCGGGTTCGATTCCGAAGACATCGAGTGGAAAAATCCGCCGCGCCGAGACACGCGCGCGTCTGCTGGCGGGGACGCTCGACCGCCTCGCGCCGATACGGACCTCCCCAGCGATGTCCACGCGCGCGCCGCCGCAGGTTTTCACGTATGCACCGGCGCATGAGCCGGCAGACAAGCGGGCGGATCAGCCAACGCACGACGCGCCCGACGGCACGCGTGCAACGATTCAAGACGCCGCCTGAGGCGGCCAGACGACGGGGGACAAGGGCATGGAAAGCGTTCAGCGGAGCCGGGCACCCAGCCCGGGAGAAGTCCACGTGTTGCCGGTCGCGCGCGGAGCGGCGGCGTGGCGCGGCGGGCCCGAGGCCGGCGGCTATTCGCGCGAGCAACTGGAGGCGGTGATCGCGCGCACGCCGTTCGCGAGCTGGCTCGACGCGAAGCTCGAAGCGTACGGCAATGGTCACGTCGCGCTATCGGTGCCGTTGCGGCGCGAGTTGACGATGCATCACGGTTTCGCGCATGGCGCGGTGATCGGTTTTCTGGCTGACAGCGCGTGCGCATGGGCGGCCACTTCGCTGGTCGGTGACGTGCTGACCGCCGAGTACAAACTCAATCTGATGGCGCCCGGCGCCGGCGACGTGCTGATGAGCGTCGGCGATGTGATCGACGTTTCGGGCCGCCAGGTCGTGTGCCGCGCCGACGTGTTCAGCGTACTCGGCGAGCGCACGCGTCTGGTTGCCACCGCGCTTGCCACGCTGGCCCGCTACAAGTGAACGCAAGGGCACGCGGCCATACGCCGATCACGCTGTCCGGACAAAAACCATCGAGAACCCCATGATCGCTTTCGAGGAAATGCCGCCCACCGCACCGCACGCGCCGCTGGTCTGGCACATCACGCACGGCCAGCATGCCGATGCGGCAACCGTGCGTGACTGGCTCGCCACGCAGCGCACGCTGTACGACGCGCGGCTCGACCGCTACGGCGCGGTGCTGATTCGCGGCTTCGCCGCGCTGCGCGCCGCGGAAGATTTCGCCATCGTGCTCGGCGCGACCGGCGCGGATCTGCTCGACTACGTGGGCGGCACGTCGCCGCGCCGCGCGGTGTGCGGACGGATCATGACCGCCACCGAGGTGCCGTCCGACTACTCCATTCCGATTCACCAGGAGATGTCGTACACCGCGCACCCGCCGGCGCGGATCGCATTCTTCTGCGAGCGGCCGGCTGATGCCGGCGGCGAGACGACGCTCGCCGACATGCGCGAAGTGACGCGGCGCATCGGCGAGGACGTGTTGCAACGTTTCGCGTTGAAGGGCGGTGTGCAGTTGCGGCGCAATCTGCCGCTGCCGGAGCAGGCGGTATTGCGGCCCGGCGTGCCGAAACCGTGGACGGAGGTGTTCGGCACGACCCGGCGCGACACGGTCGAGACGACGGCCGCCGCGCGCGGCTGGCGCACCGGATGGCTCGACGACGGTTCGCTGCAACTGTGGCAGGAGGTGTTGCCCGCGACCCGCGTGCACCCGCGTACCGGCGACGAACTGTGGTTCAACCAGTTGCATATCTTCGCGCCGCTCGCGGCGCTGCGCTGGGCGCGCAAGGACGGCCGCCACGCGCTGGCCGGCCGGCTCGACGCCGCGTTGCGTGACACCCCCGAACGCGTCGACGGGATACTGCACGGCGACGGCACGCCGGTCGCTGACGCCGACGTGCTACATGTCGCGGAAGTGCTCGACGCGTGCGCGTTGCCGCACGCGTGGCAGGCCGGCGATCTGCTGATGCTCGACAATCTGCTGACCGGCCATGGCCGCAGGCAGTACCACGGCGCGCGCTCGATACTGACCGCGTTGATCGGTCCACGCGACCTATGCGATGCACGCGGGCCTGCCGATCCACCCGATGCGAACAGTCACGTGAACAAGGACTATCCGAACCCGGCGCACCGGACCGCAACCGCGCTCGACGAGGCGAACGCATGACACACGCATGGAAAACGCCCGGCGCCGGTCCGGTCGACGCATGGCTCGCCGACGATCACGCGGCGATCGACCCGGACTACGCGCACTCGCTCGCCTTGCTCAATCGCTGCCGGGCAGGCCAGAGCTGGCACAAGCACGGCACCTTCCGCGACCATCTGACGGGCGTCTACCGGATGCTCAAACTGTGGGGGCAGGACCGCGAGACCTGTCTGTGCGGGCTGTTTCACAGCGTGTATTCGAACGAGTACGTGGACCTCGCGCTGTTCGATCCGCAACACGGGCGCAGCGTGCTGGCCGAACATCTGGGCGCGGATGTCGAAGCGACCATTCATCTGTTCTGCACGATTCCACGGACCGCGTTCGTCAACGAACTGCTCGCGTGCGATGCGGTCCCCGCGCAAGGGCTACGGCTCACGCGTGCCGACGGCGAGACCTTCGGGTTGACGCGCCGGCAAACGGCGATGTTTCTCGTCGTCACGGTCGCCGATCTGGTGGAGCAATGGTATAGCTGGCAGGAGGATACGATGGCCGGCTATCCGCATACCGGCCACGTACCGGCCGCGCCATTGTGGAGCGTGACGCTGTGGCCGGGGCCGTTCCGTCCCGGTTCGTCGGCGTTGCATCTCGCGTCGCGGCTCGCGCGTCATCTGCCGGCGCTCGGCGTGCCGGTGCCACCGGTTTTCGAGGCCTGCACGCGGACGCTCCCGCAAGCGGACGAAGCCGCCGCCAGCGCACTCTACTGGCAGGTCAGCGCCCAAGGCATGCCGCTGGTGCAGCCGCGTGCCGCGCGGCATCTGCTCGAGGCCGCCATCGAGCGGAACCCGTGGGTCGGCGAGCCGTATCTGCTGCTCGCGCAGCTCGATCTGATGGCAGGGGAATTCGATGCGGCGCGCGAGGCCGCGCTTCGCGGACTCGCGCTGTTGAGCGGATGGGGCGTGTCGTGGGATAAACGCGTGTCGTGGCAGGGATGGATCGTGTGGGGGCGTTTGCTCGCGCAGAAGGCCGCTCGCCGCGAGTGGCCCGACACGCTGCGCGATTTCAACAACCTGGGCTGGGTCGATCCCGAGCCAGTGGTGCAGGCGTCGTAGCCACAACGGTAGCGATAGCTTTCGCCATCGCCATCGCCATCGCCATCGCCATCGCCGAAAAACTCAGCCCGCCGCTTCCACCAGCGCGCCACGCCCGAGCGCGTTGCGAATCGCCTCCGCGAGTTCGGCGGCGGCGAACTTCGCCACATAGCCGTTCGCGCCCGCGTTCTTCACGTGCGCTTCGTTCGCCGCGCCAGTCAGCGACGAATGGATGATCACCGGAATGTCCCGCGTCCTTTCGTCGGCCTTGATCTGCCGGGTCAACATGAAGCCGTCCATCTCCGGCATTTCCAGGTCCGTCAGCACCAGCGCGATCGAATCCTTCGCGCGTCCGCCGTTCGCCTGGGCTTCGCGCGCGACCTGCTGCAACGTGCTCCACGCTTCCTCGCCGGTCTTCGTCATCACGTAGTCCGCGCCGATCGCGGTCAACGCCTGCTCGATCAGCTTGCGTGCGAAGCCGGAGTCGTCGGCTGCAAGAATCTTCGCGCCGCGCCGGATACCCAGCGCATCGCCCATCACCGATTCCGGATCGACGCTCGGATGCTGCGACGGGAAGACGTCGCGCAACACCTGCTCGACGTCGATCACCTGCGCGAGGCGCGAATCGCCGGTGTTGCCGTCGATCCGCGCGATGCTCGTCACCAGATTGCCGCCCGCCGCGCCTTCGGCCGACAGCACCTGGTTCCATTCGAGCCGCACGATATCGTCGACTTCTTCCACCGCAAACGCTTGCGTCGACCGCGCG
The sequence above is a segment of the Paraburkholderia sp. D15 genome. Coding sequences within it:
- a CDS encoding LrgB family protein, with translation MPIFASSLGFIALTIAAYSAGNWLYLRSGKLPVLQPVMLATAALVALLLGTGLPYSQYFDATSPLHTLLGPAVVALAVPLYENVHKARAVLLPILLATLLGGLAVTGSALLLGHLFGLSPLMERALSTKSVTTPIALSVADKIGGSVPLTILGVFVTGLAGVTLTPYLLKAIGVDSPAVKGFTLGVTAHTFGITRAVEFGSEAVAFATLGMALMGCASAVLVPAIFRLF
- a CDS encoding fatty acid desaturase, which encodes MTSHFEQEYQALFTAEPSAANGKQVLDDPYLHRLQRRHFYLFDVLPTIGTLVALASLAWRAPGVAELLACFTLWLVSGLGISAGYHRLFAHRSWQTGRAIQTLLAIAGSMAGQGGVISWVAMHRRHHERGDREGDMHSPNLHGNGVRNKLRGFVHAHFTWMIAHPYPNVLHYAPDLLRERHLVWVGRRYHLWVALGFVLPALACALLERSWSALVGGFLWGGMVRMFILAQGIWSLNSFCHLIGRRCFVTRDQSRNIGWLAPLIFGESWHHNHHAFPGSASFGLAWYRIDPGYWFIRSLGALGLARRIKVPSREQIGARVVTHAASWPAHAE
- a CDS encoding acyl carrier protein, with the translated sequence MNAVMQDSQQQRIVYWCADFIGKVLNVDPISIGPDDEFDSFGLDSALTTSMIIEMENWLNAEVSPSVFFEQVTLGDIAAEIARRVRA
- a CDS encoding cyclopropane-fatty-acyl-phospholipid synthase family protein, coding for MHATDATDAMETSGTTAATRTPGAASTGRAPLTATLTGPATLEPAYGGSADAVKYHYDVSRAFYQLWLDDTMSYSAALWDEAAGPADTLEAAQRRKIAFHLDHARAGSARRLLDIGCGWGGLVGAAARLPTMREVVGLTLSDDQAHYVRAMQLANADIRLESWVDHAPAERYDSIVSIGAFEHFAKPADTVEEKIAVYRDFFEKCRGWLAPGGRMSLQTIAYGSMRREEASAFINNEIFPIADLPRLAEIAQAADGVLEISAVRNDRLHYARTMERWAGNLRQRFGEAVELVGETTAQRYLTYLTQSSVGFYMGKIGLLRIALRPISTRSTENREA
- a CDS encoding cytochrome P450, with translation MSSRFSSNPAPPAADATERLRFNPLEAGFRQDPYPLYARLRDEAPYLRTLGMLVLTRHADVRAALRERRLSVDLIPATLSAGAARLKIDGAQQVERFIRNSIVFTDSPEHLRLRRLINQAYTPAALARLDAVIAREVDALLAPALAAGCVEAIGELAAPLPLHVLCAWMGVPADARASIGTRIGALRALLDPGMMTRAHYGQAIASTADLTRWFVAHARDGAASRDGDSLIARLAAARSDGDRLSETEVAFACIMSFVAGNETTQCLVGNTLDMLLSRPDDLARLRERPELIDAAIEESIRYQSPLQLTKRVAPQALEINGHGVARGEQILLCLGAANRDASVFDAPDEVRIEREPGAQLGFGSGMHACLGGALARRQARACLVALLERTETIERAGDAGRWQTRSLILRGLDGLPIRLVRRGASLGAGTYMGMGAVADVDVDVDAGGRERAGCLVGESGADMRPPLLCAAGSAATPSTLASLARYWATHRPERRAFVFLGADNQEIETLSFAQLDAAARRVALQLSTGAAPGSRALLMFPSGLSFIVAFFACHYAGLVPVPLAAGQGLRLRDAVLSIALDSQPALLLTTPASLDACIARFADEPALRTVRCMSVAWRDHADRAEHARVREHVENVEHENCADRAINVPCTEVWRSGASSNASAADDDLAFIQYTSGSTSAPKGVCVTHANLFANLRMQRIAMGHAWGSAFVGWAPLHHDMGLIANVLEPFYLGGLAVLMSPAQFAQSPWLWLRAISRYRARASGGPDFAFALCVARRQRILDEAPDLSCWRLAFNSAEPVRADTLRAFAAAFAPLGFRAEALYPCYGMAEATLLVSGGAPRALPAIVAFDKAALERGKALAAHDASPARELVGCGQALSGERLAIVEPRTSCRLPEGRIGEIWVHGPHIPHAYWNQPAASGATLRARLADENASADTGSAATASPSANAPTWLRTGDLGFLLDGELFITGRLKDVLVLRGRNLYPQDVERHAEQAFAGLRPNASAAIAGDAGQIVLIQEVERSARRNIDVQAAVRTIRRAVLHEFEFTLHDIVLVEPGSIPKTSSGKIRRAETRARLLAGTLDRLAPIRTSPAMSTRAPPQVFTYAPAHEPADKRADQPTHDAPDGTRATIQDAA
- a CDS encoding PaaI family thioesterase — translated: MESVQRSRAPSPGEVHVLPVARGAAAWRGGPEAGGYSREQLEAVIARTPFASWLDAKLEAYGNGHVALSVPLRRELTMHHGFAHGAVIGFLADSACAWAATSLVGDVLTAEYKLNLMAPGAGDVLMSVGDVIDVSGRQVVCRADVFSVLGERTRLVATALATLARYK
- a CDS encoding TauD/TfdA family dioxygenase, translating into MIAFEEMPPTAPHAPLVWHITHGQHADAATVRDWLATQRTLYDARLDRYGAVLIRGFAALRAAEDFAIVLGATGADLLDYVGGTSPRRAVCGRIMTATEVPSDYSIPIHQEMSYTAHPPARIAFFCERPADAGGETTLADMREVTRRIGEDVLQRFALKGGVQLRRNLPLPEQAVLRPGVPKPWTEVFGTTRRDTVETTAAARGWRTGWLDDGSLQLWQEVLPATRVHPRTGDELWFNQLHIFAPLAALRWARKDGRHALAGRLDAALRDTPERVDGILHGDGTPVADADVLHVAEVLDACALPHAWQAGDLLMLDNLLTGHGRRQYHGARSILTALIGPRDLCDARGPADPPDANSHVNKDYPNPAHRTATALDEANA
- a CDS encoding tetratricopeptide repeat protein, which translates into the protein MTHAWKTPGAGPVDAWLADDHAAIDPDYAHSLALLNRCRAGQSWHKHGTFRDHLTGVYRMLKLWGQDRETCLCGLFHSVYSNEYVDLALFDPQHGRSVLAEHLGADVEATIHLFCTIPRTAFVNELLACDAVPAQGLRLTRADGETFGLTRRQTAMFLVVTVADLVEQWYSWQEDTMAGYPHTGHVPAAPLWSVTLWPGPFRPGSSALHLASRLARHLPALGVPVPPVFEACTRTLPQADEAAASALYWQVSAQGMPLVQPRAARHLLEAAIERNPWVGEPYLLLAQLDLMAGEFDAAREAALRGLALLSGWGVSWDKRVSWQGWIVWGRLLAQKAARREWPDTLRDFNNLGWVDPEPVVQAS
- a CDS encoding chemotaxis protein; translated protein: MAVDHRANDERTNLTSSNKFELLLYRLGSVPGSDQHELYGINVFKVREISTMPQVTPIAGSSPFVMGAVDIRGQIIPVIDLPRLMGCEPTRGLNILLVTEFARSTQAFAVEEVDDIVRLEWNQVLSAEGAAGGNLVTSIARIDGNTGDSRLAQVIDVEQVLRDVFPSQHPSVDPESVMGDALGIRRGAKILAADDSGFARKLIEQALTAIGADYVMTKTGEEAWSTLQQVAREAQANGGRAKDSIALVLTDLEMPEMDGFMLTRQIKADERTRDIPVIIHSSLTGAANEAHVKNAGANGYVAKFAAAELAEAIRNALGRGALVEAAG